In one window of Gossypium arboreum isolate Shixiya-1 chromosome 4, ASM2569848v2, whole genome shotgun sequence DNA:
- the LOC108457725 gene encoding probable serine/threonine-protein kinase PBL9, with protein MGSCFSARIKAESPLHNGANSRYGSKNGEEMGGSSSRISSMSMPRTEGEILQSSNLKSFNFSELRTATRNFRPDSVLGEGGFGCVFKGWIDENSLTAAKPGTGLVIAVKRLNQEGFQGHQEWLAEINYLGQLHHPNLVKLIGYCLEDDHRLLVYEFMPKGSLENHLFRRNSYFQPLSWNLRMKVALGAAKGLAFLHSNEAKVIYRDFKTSNILLDSNYNAKLSDFGLAKDGPTGDKSHVSTRVMGTYGYAAPEYMATGHLTARSDVYSFGVVLLEMLTGKRAMDKNRPSREQSLVDWAKPYLTSKRKILHVMDSRIESQYTLNAALKAAYLALQCLSIEPKLRPNMNAVVKALEQLQDSGGDHKGAPRNSSVLNSHQHSRNARKHQTKNANDLGNGNTISYPRPAASPLST; from the exons ATGGGGTCTTGTTTTAGTGCTAGAATCAAAGCTGAGAGCCCTCTTCACAACG GGGCTAATTCAAGATATGGGAGCAAAAATGGTGAAGAAATGGGTGGTTCAAGCAGCAGGATTTCTTCAATGTCAATGCCTAGAACCGAGGGGGAGATTTTGCAGTCTTCAAATTTGAAGAGTTTCAACTTCAGTGAACTTAGAACAGCCACCAGAAATTTCCGACCGGACAGTGTTTTGGGTGAAggtggttttggttgtgtttttAAAGGCTGGATTGATGAGAATTCACTTACAGCAGCCAAACCTGGTACTGGCTTGGTTATTGCTGTCAAAAGGCTTAACCAGGAGGGTTTTCAGGGTCACCAAGAATGGTTG GCTGAAATCAACTACCTGGGGCAACTGCATCATCCTAATCTCGTGAAATTGATCGGTTACTGCTTAGAGGATGATCATCGACTTCTGGTTTACGAATTCATGCCAAAGGGCAGCTTAGAGAATCATCTTTTTAGAA GAAATTCTTATTTTCAACCACTTTCCTGGAACCTCCGGATGAAGGTTGCTCTTGGTGCTGCTAAGGGCCTAGCGTTTCTACATTCCAATGAGGCCAAAGTCATATACAGAGACTTCAAAACTTCGAATATCTTGCTTGATTCG AATTATAATGCCAAACTGTCTGACTTTGGACTGGCTAAAGATGGACCAACTGGTGATAAGAGTCATGTTTCGACAAGAGTCATGGGTACTTACGGTTATGCAGCTCCCGAGTATATGGCCACAG GTCATTTGACAGCCAGAAGTGATGTATATAGTTTCGGAGTTGTTCTTCTTGAAATGTTGACCGGCAAGCGAGCAATGGATAAGAACAGACCTTCAAGAGAGCAAAGTTTAGTTGATTGGGCCAAGCCTTACCTTACCAGCAAACGCAAGATTTTACACGTTATGGATTCTCGTATCGAAAGCCAATACACACTCAATGCAGCATTGAAAGCCGCTTATCTTGCGCTGCAATGCCTTTCTATAGAACCGAAGCTTAGGCCTAATATGAATGCCGTAGTGAAAGCACTTGAGCAACTGCAAGACTCCGGCGGTGATCACAAAGGGGCCCCTCGAAATTCATCTGTTCTTAATTCTCATCAGCATTCAAGGAATGCTCGCAAACATCAAACGAAAAATGCAAATGATCTTGGCAACGGAAATACTATCTCATATCCTCGACCGGCTGCTTCTCCATTGAGTACATAA